A single genomic interval of Lathyrus oleraceus cultivar Zhongwan6 chromosome 7, CAAS_Psat_ZW6_1.0, whole genome shotgun sequence harbors:
- the LOC127104153 gene encoding uncharacterized protein LOC127104153 — MEALAAAQNQPPPPPQTPLQRTVISEIVSTPIFVDPVSAPQYHMPSGFPWGMPHNFVPEGYQSAVEVPMAQPMMSIPPLVVHVVPYVEEHDFHAYQSESVHVYERMDEFQDQFQAMHKEIQALRGKDLFGKNAHDLCLAHNVKIPYKFKVPDLEKYKGNSSPLSHLVMYVRKMSTQTDNHQLMIHYF; from the coding sequence ATGGAAGCTTTGGcggctgctcagaatcaaccacCCCCTCCTCCTCAGACTCCACTTCAGAGGACCGTGATTTCCGAGATTGTCTCTACGCCTATCTTTGTGGATCCCGTTAGTGCTCCGCAGTACCACATGCCTTCtggtttcccttggggcatgcctcATAACTTTGTGCCTGAGGGGTATCAATCTGCTGTTGAAGTTCCTATGGCTCAACCAATGATGTCAATACCACCTCTTGTGGTTCATGTTGTTCCTTATGTTGAAGAACATGACTTTCATGCTTACCAGAGCGAGTCTGTTCATGTTTATGAAAGAATGGACGAGTTTCAAGATCAATTTCAAGCTATGCATAAAGAAATTCAAGCTTTGAGGGGGaaagatctatttgggaagaaTGCTCATGATCTGTGTTTGGCTCATAATGTGAAGATTCCATACAAGTTCAAGGTTCCAGATTTAGAAAAGTATAAAGGCAACTCTTCTCCTCTgagtcatttggtgatgtacgttcgtaagatgtcaactcagactgacaaCCATCAATTGATGATCCACTACTTTTAA